A single Sporosarcina sp. FSL W8-0480 DNA region contains:
- a CDS encoding AAA family ATPase: protein MKIKKVVIYGFGKHENKTIDFDDRVNVIYGQNEAGKTTIQQFIVQTLFGYPQKNSAQLRYEPKSGGKYGGQVHIQDEVYGDCIIERVRGKSAGDVTVIFEDGSQGGEEALQNLLRQYDRTAFESVFSFSLLQLQGFERMDEVELSRTLLSSGTTGIDSLLTVEKKLEKEIGELFKKTGRNPEMNVRLQELKDLETDLKKEQERVSAYSPKVKRIREIEHEWTGTKDAYDRVREQKQSLGLQLQLLPLHERKQALLTKLERMGDVVFPADGIRRFETVQSKLTEMEAKMRGLNDEIEDLNKRLQHRPDHQTIMRIDGLLSREPEWHKWRTELGVVREKIRHLKEKRVQVLGRLGLETDDLILKADVSIHQEESLYEQLQTIAEFERQLGYIDRQLTYLETALSEVRNDQLALKKNSPSDEEQKRVKEWPSIERRLSEAKAYLQFSRSKSTSGTSLPLLLMFIVAILAMGFGLIDKQWLFVIIGVCIAGAAVILGFGNKKRPDESKTAEMQKFVDTYSGYEDQMRSLTEKITAYRQKESQLAEAASSYERQMGGIETEFENLSRKKENLEEALSGFFIAYGMHKIPNSGILHEFFGMARTIQEISRESVELHDRQKQLIGQIKERQEQIESTIGLEIPEDALYEKLRSEFIHKKSDMQSYETLSARLEQLILKRNDLYAIIQSLLGQRDHLFKEVGVETEEQYYQAYTDFEEKVRLRKQLEDTESQLGVHEKSMENVVLSAEELKMKIADAEKEIAELESRLDQFLQEKTALKIETEKLLTDDAYQQKQQVFELKKAEFAELAKKWAVRQTAVAAIKGMMKELQEKKLPKVLQDAESLFRELTGGQYVSLSILENGLFQAVSRDGMRYPIIELSQATKEQAYISLRLSLTMEMERTAPFPIIMDDPFVHFDEVRLSRMKRIVEQLSVKHQFIYFTCHDKIVEEWTNAKVITVSDTGSVKGAIIR from the coding sequence TGATGACCGGGTCAATGTGATCTACGGACAAAACGAGGCCGGCAAAACGACGATCCAACAATTTATCGTACAGACGCTTTTCGGCTATCCGCAAAAAAATAGTGCGCAACTACGATATGAGCCGAAATCAGGCGGCAAATATGGGGGGCAAGTCCATATACAGGACGAGGTGTATGGGGATTGCATCATTGAACGGGTTCGTGGGAAGTCTGCCGGGGATGTGACAGTGATTTTCGAAGATGGATCACAGGGCGGGGAGGAAGCGTTGCAGAACTTGCTTAGGCAATATGACCGCACTGCATTTGAATCGGTCTTTTCGTTCTCTCTCCTACAACTGCAAGGATTTGAACGGATGGACGAGGTCGAGTTGAGCCGGACGCTTCTGTCTTCAGGGACTACAGGAATCGATTCATTGTTAACTGTGGAAAAGAAGTTGGAAAAGGAAATCGGCGAGTTATTCAAAAAGACGGGTCGAAATCCGGAGATGAACGTCAGACTGCAGGAATTAAAGGACCTCGAAACCGATTTGAAAAAGGAACAAGAAAGAGTGTCTGCCTATTCCCCTAAAGTGAAGAGGATTCGCGAAATTGAGCATGAATGGACAGGTACCAAAGATGCATATGATAGAGTTCGTGAACAAAAACAGTCTCTTGGACTTCAACTGCAACTATTGCCTTTGCACGAACGAAAACAGGCGCTTCTGACGAAATTGGAGCGTATGGGAGATGTTGTTTTTCCAGCGGATGGCATTAGACGATTTGAAACGGTCCAAAGCAAATTGACTGAAATGGAAGCGAAAATGCGGGGACTCAATGATGAAATCGAGGATTTGAATAAACGCTTGCAACATCGTCCGGATCATCAAACAATCATGAGAATTGATGGATTGCTCAGCAGGGAACCCGAGTGGCATAAATGGCGCACTGAGTTAGGTGTCGTCCGTGAAAAAATTAGGCATTTAAAGGAAAAGAGGGTACAGGTGCTTGGTCGCCTTGGGTTGGAAACGGATGATTTGATACTGAAAGCGGATGTATCGATCCATCAGGAAGAAAGCTTGTACGAACAACTGCAAACGATTGCGGAGTTTGAAAGGCAGCTTGGCTATATCGACCGCCAGCTTACATACTTGGAGACTGCCCTTAGTGAAGTGAGAAACGATCAGCTTGCCTTAAAGAAAAACTCTCCGTCCGATGAGGAACAAAAACGTGTTAAAGAATGGCCGTCAATTGAAAGACGTCTATCTGAAGCGAAAGCCTATCTTCAATTCAGTAGATCCAAAAGTACAAGCGGGACTTCACTTCCTTTACTTTTAATGTTTATCGTGGCGATTTTGGCGATGGGGTTCGGTCTTATTGATAAGCAATGGCTATTTGTCATTATAGGGGTCTGTATTGCAGGTGCGGCTGTTATTTTAGGATTTGGAAATAAAAAGCGGCCCGACGAATCGAAAACGGCTGAAATGCAAAAGTTTGTTGACACGTATTCTGGATATGAAGATCAAATGAGGAGTCTAACTGAAAAAATTACTGCATACCGTCAAAAGGAAAGTCAGCTTGCGGAAGCTGCAAGTTCCTATGAGCGGCAAATGGGTGGAATAGAAACAGAATTTGAAAACCTATCACGTAAGAAAGAGAACCTTGAGGAAGCATTAAGCGGATTTTTCATTGCGTACGGCATGCATAAGATTCCGAATTCAGGTATTCTTCACGAGTTCTTCGGGATGGCTCGTACGATACAAGAAATTAGTCGTGAATCAGTTGAACTCCATGATAGACAGAAACAATTGATAGGGCAAATCAAGGAGAGACAGGAACAGATTGAATCCACTATTGGATTGGAAATACCTGAAGATGCTCTTTATGAAAAGTTAAGAAGCGAGTTCATCCATAAAAAATCCGATATGCAATCATACGAGACGTTATCTGCACGATTGGAGCAGTTGATACTAAAACGAAATGACCTTTATGCAATCATCCAGTCATTGTTAGGGCAACGCGATCATTTATTCAAAGAAGTTGGGGTCGAGACGGAAGAGCAGTATTATCAGGCATACACGGACTTCGAGGAGAAAGTCCGTCTACGTAAGCAATTGGAGGATACAGAGTCCCAATTAGGTGTCCATGAAAAAAGTATGGAGAATGTTGTCCTTTCGGCGGAAGAGCTGAAGATGAAGATTGCGGATGCGGAGAAGGAGATTGCCGAGTTGGAATCCCGATTGGATCAGTTCCTGCAGGAAAAGACGGCATTGAAAATCGAGACGGAAAAACTGTTGACGGATGATGCATATCAGCAAAAACAACAGGTTTTCGAATTGAAAAAAGCAGAGTTCGCCGAGCTTGCGAAAAAGTGGGCTGTCCGTCAAACGGCTGTGGCGGCTATAAAAGGCATGATGAAGGAGTTGCAGGAGAAGAAACTTCCAAAAGTGTTACAAGATGCTGAGAGTCTTTTTCGTGAACTGACAGGGGGGCAATATGTTTCCCTTTCGATATTGGAGAATGGCCTATTTCAGGCTGTCTCTCGAGATGGGATGAGATACCCGATTATCGAGCTCAGCCAGGCGACAAAGGAGCAAGCCTATATTTCACTAAGGCTGTCACTAACAATGGAAATGGAAAGGACAGCACCGTTTCCAATCATCATGGATGACCCATTTGTCCATTTTGACGAAGTAAGGCTTTCCCGTATGAAAAGAATA